The genomic interval AGGGACGGGATCAGGAGACCGCTCCACTTAAATTTGCAACTCATGCAGGTGTAGGTACTCGGTTACGGGCTCAACACGAAATACGGACTCGAGACTAACGTGCGGCGCAGTAGATGCAGGCGATGTCCGCCTATCTAGGTGCAATATCCCGAGCTTGGGGCTGATATCAATACCTGCAGTTTGTCGTGCTGAGATCTACTTCTGATTAGGTAGGTACCTCATCCAGCCCGCTTGCATTCTCCATTTTAAGGTATGTCAATTTTCACATCGGTTCCCGTAGGGGTCTTTTTTGGCCTGCTCATATATgttccctcttcctctttcgaACATTGCCGGCACATACTCTGTCAAACGTCTGATGCAATGATGATAGCTTGCCTTGTTTCCAAATTCGCTGTGTAATAGGGCTGTGAGTTCAGAGAGCGACATTGCCACATTCTCCACTATCATGGTAACATTCGTTGACCATGGCCATGTAATGAGCTCCCCTGTGGATATAACTTGCAACTGTCTTAGCTGGTGCAACCTTACAAGGAATACTTCGCGTCGCGGGTGCAAGGCCCTGAAATGCCCCACGGACGGTTTATGTTTGATGTAACGGTCCCCATGGCTAATCAAAACATGGATCGTGGTGCAGTTGGTTGCACAAGTTCTTCAGCATCTGCACCATGCTTGAGTGGATCGGTAGTGTCAAACAACCAACTGAATTCCGGATTAGATCCGGTGGCTTGGTGCTGGGAATAGCAGGCTGGATATCCTGCTGGGTCGAACGCATACAGGGTCACCCGACGTCGTTGGCGCTATAATTGATTATAGCGGAGCTACCAACGCATGGTTCTTTTGTGACTGTAGGATTACAATCTAAATAGTTGCATCCTTCTACCATGTACGTAGTTGTGATGGGGTTGCTGCTTGCTAGCGCTGGCGAGTTTGAAGAGCCTTGCCAGTAACAGTTGGTGATAAGTTTTTGATCCCGCTGTAGTCTATGTCGAAGACGCACCATGGAATCAATACCTCAGTACCTTAGGTAAAATAGCCAAACAATACTCCGCCTGCTAACCTTTGACAGTTACGACCTCCTGTAACGTTCTCCAATGCTGTCTTCAGTAGATATCTAAACAGCCCAAACTGTGATGTACCAAATAGTCAACGGAGCTCAGTTGTCATCCCAAGAGTCTCTCCCAGAAATACAAATGAGAGCTCTTTCCGTTTCTACATCCGAAAGCTGTTGGCGATTGCTTCTAGGATACAATGGTCCTAGACTGATGATCCTAGTTGATGAAAGAGCATAGATACTTACCTTCCGATCCACTTTTCTGAACACCGGCCTGTTGTTGGTCGAACTGTCGAGTAGACGAAGGCCATTTATCCTTGCAAGACTTCGTTGGCAGGTGTTCTGCGCCCAGGGACCCTGTGTAGCCAAGGACCAAAATACCACTCTCCCATCTCGAGGCCAAGTGGACTTGGGCGATGGACGTACCTCAAGGTGATGTGAACGCCAGCCAATTCTTCTATAAAGACAGCAGTCCAATCTCTCAAAACACTCTTCTCTTCATCCCTCAGATCATCACATCCATCTAtcctcatccatcttcacagcccaactccaaacCACACCATCGCCTCAATCCCAGGTCAACACCTCAGGTTCGTCTTAGCCCATTCCCACACCTCAGCCCCCAGCTCGCTTTCTTCTAACCACTGCTCTCATCCACAGCCGTCAAAATGATGTTCAAGCCCTCCACCGTTCTCTACgcccttctcggcctcgccaCCTTTGGCAACGCCGCTGCCGTCCCTGCCGAGGacaccaccgctgccgccccCCTCGAGAAGCGCGTCTGGCTCAGCAACTTTGACATGCAGGCTCTCTGCAGGCAGCAAGTCCACAACGCCGCGTCTGCCATTCGCAAGGGCAACAAGTGCCAGGATTGGAGGTGCATCTACAACAACGTGGAATATCATGCCAACATGGCACTGTACTGCTCCAACAAACACGGTACTCAGGCGTATGCTGCCTGCGGTGGTGGCACCGTCTGGGATTGGCAGTGCCACGATCGCAACTAAGCGCGCGGCCTGGTCTTGAACTGACGGTTGCTCAACAATCAGCGGGTTGGTTGGAACAGTTGGAAAGGGATGTTGCGGGGTTTCAAGTGTTTCGGTTCGACAGATGTTTGTTTTGCTGGGAGATATCAGTGTTTCTTCTATTTGTGATATATCATAGGGAGATTTGTACTTAGCCTCTGGTGCAGATGGAACTGATTTATCTGTCTTGTTTATTGTGCCTGGCTGTCTTTCTGTTCTTGAATTGTCGATGTTTTTTTGGTAACTTCCTCATCGGTGGGGTCTGATGATGATTGCACCTACCTTGTGGGTATCTGTCTCTTACATTGCTTTTAATCCTTCAGGTCCAGTTATTTAGGCAGCAGCTCTACTTCCCCTCTTTCCAATCAGCTTTCACCTCATTTGACACACAACAATCGCAGCATCTTATCCAGTGTACCTCAATACAGCAATTCAATATGGAGGTGTATTATGGAATCAACACTGAAAACAGGGATAATACTATCTGGTCAACCGAAAGACTATATCTTCGTCTCTTAGAAACCTTCCCCGAATTTGTCCATGACTTCCAAGCGAAGTGGAACGACTGGCATCAAGCTATCTCGGCTGACGAGTTCGTATCCATCCCTAGCATCCATTCTATCCATTTGCTAACGTAAGGTAACCCGCAGCTCATCAACATGGTCGTCAGTCGCTTCCTTCACAGCCCTCACCGCACTCGGTCCCCAGATCATATCTCTCGTCGTCTACCAGTTGGCTCTTGACCAAAACGATAAGACGGCCGTACATCTCTGTACCTTTATTCCGTACTTCCCTCGCACGAGCCCTCGTGACACTGACGTATGATGGTGCTCCCCCTCGCGATGTAGACTTAGCCCTGGGACCTGACAGCTCCTACCTACTTGACGTTCTCGAAAATGAAAATTCCCCTGGGTTGCAGATCTTGCGCGCCTCCTTCGACCGCAACAGGGCGGTACGCAAGACTCTCGCCGACTGGGCCGAATACTGCGAGCGAGTTTCCCACCACAGCTCGTCAAGCATATATACCGAGTGTGCTGAGTATGAGACCTTGGTCAACTTTGGGGAGAGTATTATCCCGCATGTAATGTTGCAATATGCGAACGATATCAAACTCCAGATTGAACCGAATGCGGTCTCACGTGCGAGTGGTATTGGCCGGGGTGTGCTGTTCTGGTATGAGCTGCTTCATGAGCTGGTGTGGGGCTGTAAGACGGGGGGGCAGACGTGGGTGTTTGAGGATGTGTATAAtcggtgggaggggtggtttcAGGGGGGaagtggtgttggaggggcgCCTAGGTattgtggggagggtgcttgATGGAGAGGTATACTTGGTCATTCTCACTCGGCCGTTAAAGTCCGTTGGTTGGTTTTTCTTGCTTAAAATGGCAGATTGTCCCATGTTTATACTGAAAGACTGTCTTGGCCTTTGTGGTATTTGACATGGATAGACATGTAGTCAGTTTGAGTCTCTGTTGGTTGTGTTACCTGCACCTAAGGAATTGCTTCTGATCATCTCAAAAGATAGGGGTTCTATGTTACGGAAAATGGTCAACCCTCACCTGTCAGAGTGACCTACCCTGGCTGTATTATGTCCGGATTATTCCGCGGACTGTTTCCTCCGGATGGTGCTACAGTGACGTCTGGGTGCATCGCGCCCACCATTCACATCCAGGTACCTGTTACAAGACTTGAGTAAGGCAGCCAGACTGTTTTCATAGTTTTATTGAATTCAATGTCCGCACAGCCATGCGATGCTCAACTCCTTAAAAGCCCCGTCATGCCTGGCATTGGGTTCTGATGAATCCTTCCCTTTGACAACCAAGATCATCATAGCTGCCAACACCGACTATGGATCCGCGTCGGTATCATTGCTGTGAGCCGATTTTCCATCAGAGATTTACCGAGTCCAATATCAAGGGAGCCAAATCGATTACACCTCTGAAGGCTTGAAGgctgccaaaaccaccagcTACAGGAACTCAAGCGCACGCCACTCCATCTCGAAACACTTCGTCCCCAAACACATAACCTCCGTTCTCATCGCCATGGCCCGCACTCGAGCTCAAACAGCGGCCCGAAGGGCGCTCCCATCGTCGGCGTCAAATTATCAAGGTCCTTATTCTCCGCAGCGCCAAAGGACACCTCCCGCTGACGCTTGCAGGGAATCGACCCCAGCACATCCAGCCGCGCAAAGGCAGTTCTCGAAAACGCGCAACCAGGCGCGCCGAACGCAATCGCCTACGTCCAACTACACTAGCGAGACGCTGGTCCTACGAGTATGCCCTCTCTCCTTTGTATTATGTGGTTCATAAGCTAAGTTGGGTCGCGGGATCCATAGAACCAACCGACGCCTGTCCAGAGCAGAGGTCGCAAGCGCAAGCACTCAGTCGAACACGCACCCGAGGCAGACCCAGGCCCAGACCCAGACCAGAAACGACAATGAACATCCCCTCCACACCCTACCGAAGACGCATTTGGCGAGCCGGCGATCGGCAGCAGCGCCAACAAACACACTGACCCAGTTGCTCTCTGGGTGAAGGAAAACCGCTGGCCAGAGGAGCAGGACTGGCCGGAAGTGACCTCAACGTCGGATTTCGCCATGGACCGTCTTCTTGCGCGGAAGAAATCCTCGTCCAATCTGTCTCGGAAGCGATCGAACTCTGGTACAACCATGACACCCAGAGACCAGAAgccgaaggaggagaagagtgCACCGTATGGGGACGCGCGGTACCCGTTCCTACTCCAGACCAAGGACTCATATATAAGAATCTCTAAACTTGGTATCACCGATAGAAGCAAACAGCTCATTAGGCACTTAATGGCGAGCAGCCAACTCCTTACGGAACCCTCTTCGACGACCAAATCTTTATACATGCTTGTTGCAACCTCGAGGATAAGAATGAGGCGAGGATTATTCAAGACATTTCACGGTTTATCGTCCCTTCGGCAGAATCGCTTGCGCTCCGGAACAAGAACCATAAATGCCTTGTTAAAAGCGTTAACGAAGGGTGGAACAACTCGATCCCTTTTACCACTACCCGTCCACAGCCTGACTACTCCGTTGGGTTTGAGCGAGACGCATTTACCGAGGAGCAACTCGCTAAACCATCACCCTTTATCGGCGACTTTATTCCCGGGGACCTGTCCTTCTTTGAGGCCACCTACTATATGTACTTCCCGTTCCTAACCTGCGAGGTGACGTGTGGCGCCGCGGCGCTCGACATTACAGACCGGCAGAACGCCCACAGGATGACCCTTGAGGTACGGGCCATCGTCGAACTCTTTCGTGCTGTCGAgcgcgaggatgaggttaACCGGAAgaccctcgccttctccgtCTCGCACGACCACCAGTCAGTACGGATCTACGGCCATTTCCCAGTGATAACCGGGAAAGATACTGAGTATTACCGGTACCCAATCCGAAAATTCAACTTCACAGAGCTGGACGGCAAGGAGAGATGGACAGCGTACCAATTCACCAAGAATGTTTACGACACATAGATGCCCAAGCATTTTGAGAACATCTGTTCTGTCATCAATCAGTTGCCCGCTTCGCTTCTGTGCCTGACGAACGGGGCAGCCAATCGAGCATTGCCGAGCAGCAAGCGGTCACTCCAGGTACCTCATTCAGTGAGTCGAAGAGGGGGAAAGGATAAGACCCGGAAAGGccgtgaggttggtgggtggATAGCATCTAGCATGTGTCATGGAAGTGAGGCTCAACTTGAGGGCGACCTGGTCTCTGTGCTGCGTGCACGCGCTGGCCACCCCTTTTGCATCCAGCCAATCGTTCCTCAAACATGCTAATTAGCTCCCAAAGATGATAGAGGTAACACAACCTGGGGGTGAGCCGGGTGAGCTTCGCTACTTTGCGCATGAGGTGTCATTTGGTTACCACGCATCTGAGTCACACATTGATACTTTCTTAGTTCTAAAGAATGGGTCGGGTGATACGGACAGCCGATGGAGTCAAAATGTAGTGGGCGCAGGGGCCGGGTCACGTAGGAGAGGGATCTTGTCACTGAGCAGTACCCCCACACTTTGGACCAGACATCATCATGAGCTCGATTAAACCCCTGCATTTGACCGCTTTGTAGTGCTTACGCATTGCGAATCCCCTTTTGTAATCCCTTAAAACCAGTGATACCGCGTACGGTGACTGTCGGACTTCCCACAGAGGCCGCTTCTGGCTCGGGCAGGATCCCAACATGATGGAGTCGGAAGCTAGGCTACTGGCCAAGCCTTGACGTTGCTGAACTTTGTCGAGCAACCGATAAAGAGCCGAGGGTTGCTGCTAGCAAGGGGTTCCAgccccatctccagcttcCTGTCAGAGGTGTGCGCAGTTCCACCTCGGCCAACAACCCAAAAGGTCACCAATGCAACCGTCAAATGGTGCATTCTGCGCACCACTTGCATTATGAAGTCAACCACCGCTCTAGGTCTCTTGCCTGCCGGTGTTCCTGACACTTCCACTGCATATCATCGGTTCCGCTCCCGCCCAGGACCGATGCGACGCGAGCCGGAAAAGCAGATGGAAACACGGGCGTGTCGAGAATCCGTTTCGGCATGATTTTCAACCCCAGGTATAAAGCCCATACAAGCACCTCCGCGCGGCTCATCGGCATCGCCATCACTGATAGAAGCAAGCAGGGAACGCACGTTCACTCAACTAATAAACCCATTCGTATCAATCGTTGTGTAGTCCCCGCCCAACTTCTCTACCTTATCTAGCCGCTCTGCTCTAATTCCCAAAGATACTGCTCCACTTTGTCTGCACCCCACCCGAAAGCAAAGTGCACCATCTCACGGAATAGGCCCTTATCGGCCTGCGGTAAACGACCCAGGCTAGTGAAGCAAGCATATATCCTCGATGCTGGACTGTTCAAAGTGTCTGCAAAGGACCTTTGAAGAGGccggccctcctcctcaaattTGCGCTCAGCTTCTTGGAACTACCGACAGTAGATTCGTCGAGAAACGTCTTGCCGTAACACATTCCTGTAGGCGAGATGACTAGGATCTCTGAGAATGTCCTCGGTGTCTGATCCCAGCAACGGAAACGGCATAGGGTAACGGTTGGCTTGCCATGGAGCAGTGTGTGCGAACTCCCAATCGATAatggcaaaaaaaaaattgaatGCATCATCGACGAGGATGTTCTGGGTGCCGAGATCCATATGGTTGAGGGGGAATTGCTCAACGGTGTCCATGTCTCCGAACAAAGCAGTCTTGTCCAGAATGTCGCGAAAGACTAGGGCACCCAGCCTGGCGGATGAATCTAGCTTGCTGGCTGCGGCGTTTGCAACGGCAGTGAAGTATTCAACTGCTCTGGAGAATGGACCCGCATCCCTGAGCT from Podospora pseudoanserina strain CBS 124.78 chromosome 6, whole genome shotgun sequence carries:
- a CDS encoding hypothetical protein (EggNog:ENOG503NZ3W): MDRLLARKKSSSNLSRKRSNSEAEGGEECTALNGEQPTPYGTLFDDQIFIHACCNLEDKNEARIIQDISRFIVPSAESLALRNKNHKCLVKSVNEGWNNSIPFTTTRPQPDYSVGFERDAFTEEQLAKPSPFIGDFIPGDLSFFEATYYMYFPFLTCEVTCGAAALDITDRQNAHRMTLEVRAIVELFRAVEREDEVNRKTLAFSVSHDHQSVRIYGHFPVITGKDTEYYRYPIRKFNFTELDGKERWTAYQFTKNVYDT
- a CDS encoding hypothetical protein (EggNog:ENOG503PGM1), with product MEVYYGINTENRDNTIWSTERLYLRLLETFPEFVHDFQAKWNDWHQAISADDSSTWSSVASFTALTALGPQIISLVVYQLALDQNDKTAVHLYLALGPDSSYLLDVLENENSPGLQILRASFDRNRAVRKTLADWAEYCERVSHHSSSSIYTECAEYETLVNFGESIIPHVMLQYANDIKLQIEPNAVSRASGIGRGVLFWYELLHELVWGCKTGGQTWVFEDVYNRWEGWFQGGSGVGGAPRYCGEGA
- a CDS encoding hypothetical protein (EggNog:ENOG503PYGZ), which produces MMFKPSTVLYALLGLATFGNAAAVPAEDTTAAAPLEKRVWLSNFDMQALCRQQVHNAASAIRKGNKCQDWRCIYNNVEYHANMALYCSNKHGTQAYAACGGGTVWDWQCHDRN